From a region of the Rathayibacter sp. VKM Ac-2804 genome:
- the ffh gene encoding signal recognition particle protein: MATFGTLSDRLVETFKNLRTKGKLSASDVDGTVREIRRALLDADVALDVVKAFTGKVRERALGDEVNKALNPAQQVVQIVNEELVAILGGQSRRLEFAKRPPTVIMLAGLQGAGKTTLAGKLGKYLGKDGHTPLLVAADLQRPNAVQQLQVVGEQAGVAVYAPEPGNGVGNPVKVAQNAIRFATDKQYDTVIIDTAGRLGVDADMMKQASDIRRVTNPDEVLFVIDAMIGQDAVATAKAFQEGVDFTGVVLSKLDGDARGGAALSVASLTGRPILFASTGEGLDDFEQFHPDRMASRILDLGDVLTLIEQAQSAFDEDEARKIAEKIMGDTFTLDDFLGQMQQLRNMGSIKKMIGMLPGAKGMREQLDQFDEREIVRTEAIIQSMTKAERVNPKLLNGSRRLRIARGSGMTVTDVNQLVLRFDQAAKMMKTVAKGGVPNVPGMGPVPGAGYQGRPKPQKKKSSKSGNPAKRAAENAAISSGPQSTNAGGSGFGLGGGAGAGAQPTPEELEQLQKLLGR; the protein is encoded by the coding sequence ATGGCTACTTTCGGCACCCTCTCCGATCGACTCGTCGAGACCTTCAAGAACCTGCGCACGAAGGGCAAGCTCTCGGCCTCGGACGTCGACGGCACCGTCCGCGAGATCCGGCGCGCGCTGCTCGACGCCGACGTCGCGCTCGACGTCGTCAAGGCGTTCACCGGCAAGGTCCGCGAGCGCGCCCTCGGCGACGAGGTGAACAAGGCGCTGAATCCCGCGCAGCAGGTCGTGCAGATCGTCAACGAGGAGCTCGTCGCGATCCTCGGCGGCCAGTCGCGCCGCCTCGAGTTCGCCAAGCGCCCGCCGACGGTCATCATGCTCGCCGGCCTCCAGGGCGCGGGAAAGACGACCCTCGCCGGCAAGCTCGGCAAGTACCTCGGCAAGGACGGCCACACCCCGCTGCTCGTCGCGGCCGACCTCCAGCGCCCCAACGCCGTGCAGCAGCTGCAGGTCGTCGGCGAGCAGGCCGGCGTCGCGGTGTACGCCCCGGAGCCCGGCAACGGCGTCGGCAACCCGGTGAAGGTCGCGCAGAACGCGATCCGCTTCGCCACCGACAAGCAGTACGACACCGTCATCATCGACACCGCCGGTCGCCTCGGCGTCGATGCCGACATGATGAAGCAGGCCTCCGACATCCGCCGTGTGACGAACCCGGACGAGGTCCTCTTCGTCATCGACGCGATGATCGGCCAGGACGCGGTCGCCACCGCGAAGGCCTTCCAGGAGGGCGTCGACTTCACCGGCGTCGTCCTCTCCAAGCTCGACGGCGACGCCCGCGGCGGCGCGGCCCTGTCGGTCGCCTCGCTCACCGGCCGCCCGATCCTCTTCGCCTCCACCGGTGAGGGCCTCGACGACTTCGAGCAGTTCCACCCGGACCGCATGGCGAGCCGCATCCTCGACCTCGGTGACGTCCTCACGCTCATCGAGCAGGCGCAGAGCGCGTTCGACGAGGACGAGGCGCGCAAGATCGCCGAGAAGATCATGGGGGACACGTTCACCCTCGACGACTTCCTCGGCCAGATGCAGCAGCTGCGCAACATGGGCTCGATCAAGAAGATGATCGGCATGCTCCCCGGTGCCAAGGGCATGCGCGAGCAGCTCGACCAGTTCGACGAGCGCGAGATCGTCCGCACCGAGGCGATCATCCAGTCGATGACCAAGGCCGAGCGGGTGAACCCGAAGCTGCTCAACGGCTCGCGGCGCCTGCGCATCGCGCGCGGATCCGGCATGACCGTGACCGACGTCAACCAGCTCGTCCTCCGCTTCGACCAGGCCGCGAAGATGATGAAGACCGTCGCCAAGGGCGGCGTGCCGAACGTCCCCGGCATGGGCCCCGTGCCCGGCGCCGGCTACCAGGGCCGCCCGAAGCCGCAGAAGAAGAAGAGCAGCAAGTCGGGCAACCCGGCCAAGCGCGCGGCCGAGAACGCCGCGATCTCCTCCGGCCCGCAATCCACGAACGCGGGCGGTTCGGGCTTCGGCCTCGGCGGCGGCGCGGGTGCGGGCGCGCAGCCCACTCCGGAGGAGCTGGAGCAGCTGCAGAAGCTCCTCGGCCGATGA
- a CDS encoding LLM class F420-dependent oxidoreductase gives MTTASPRPVRIGVQIAPQHVSYEVIRDTLAELEDIGVDIAFNWDHFYPLSGEPDGLHFEGWSMLAAWAEQTSRIEFGPLVTCNSYRNPDLLADMARTVDHISAKGAEGRLIFGIGSGWFERDYQEYGYDFGTAGSRLDELSEAMPRIRARWDKLNPQPTRDIPVMIGGGGEKKTLRIVAEHADIWHSFSDVPTLERKLGVLADWCGRVDRDIDAIEISTGASVRGGVGDASFGVLDQQFDLGARLFTLGITGPDIDLQPVRDLLSWRDGKNSTTR, from the coding sequence ATGACAACCGCTTCTCCGCGCCCCGTCCGCATCGGCGTCCAGATCGCTCCGCAGCACGTCTCCTACGAGGTCATCCGCGACACGCTCGCCGAGCTCGAGGACATCGGCGTCGACATCGCCTTCAACTGGGACCACTTCTACCCGCTCTCCGGCGAGCCCGACGGCCTGCACTTCGAGGGCTGGAGCATGCTCGCCGCCTGGGCCGAGCAGACCAGCCGCATCGAGTTCGGCCCGCTCGTCACCTGCAACAGCTACCGCAACCCCGATCTGCTCGCCGACATGGCCCGCACCGTCGACCACATCAGCGCGAAGGGCGCCGAGGGCCGCCTGATCTTCGGCATCGGCTCCGGCTGGTTCGAGCGCGACTACCAGGAGTACGGCTACGACTTCGGGACCGCCGGCTCGCGCCTGGACGAGCTGTCTGAGGCGATGCCGCGCATCCGCGCCCGCTGGGACAAGCTGAACCCGCAGCCCACCCGCGACATCCCCGTGATGATCGGCGGCGGCGGCGAGAAGAAGACCCTCCGCATCGTCGCGGAGCACGCCGACATCTGGCACAGCTTCTCCGACGTCCCCACCCTCGAGCGCAAGCTCGGCGTCCTCGCCGACTGGTGCGGCCGCGTCGACCGCGACATCGACGCCATCGAGATCTCGACGGGCGCGAGCGTCCGCGGGGGAGTCGGCGACGCCTCGTTCGGCGTGCTCGACCAGCAGTTCGATCTCGGCGCCCGCCTGTTCACGCTCGGCATCACCGGCCCGGACATCGACCTCCAGCCGGTGCGCGACCTGCTGTCCTGGCGCGACGGCAAGAACAGCACCACCCGCTGA
- a CDS encoding SGNH/GDSL hydrolase family protein → MTRRLVASVMLLGAGALALAGCSSASGSPAGGDGAPTSATATAAALPTPTPDPLSDSAPLALGGTLPAGARVTIVGDSIVRGLGLDPGQAWPALVGDDLGWTVDNLGCDGGGFIEPGDCGVAIGDRAEEIADTRPDAIVLIASSNDLGWTPEEVADAMGPAVQAIAQASPSAQLIALDSVWGPDPRPEDLDAYDAALVDAVDAAGGFALEYPDPLRPDGLLAEDGVHPTAQGQAALADAFVLAAEKAGLAQAIPGDQRATDAPD, encoded by the coding sequence ATGACGCGCCGGCTCGTCGCGAGCGTGATGCTGCTCGGTGCGGGAGCGCTCGCCCTGGCCGGGTGCTCGAGTGCCAGCGGGTCCCCGGCCGGAGGAGACGGCGCCCCGACGTCGGCCACGGCGACCGCAGCGGCCCTCCCGACGCCGACCCCGGATCCGCTGTCCGACTCCGCACCCCTCGCCCTCGGCGGCACGCTTCCCGCCGGCGCGCGGGTGACGATCGTGGGCGACAGCATCGTCCGCGGCCTGGGGCTCGACCCCGGGCAGGCCTGGCCCGCGCTCGTCGGCGACGACCTCGGCTGGACCGTGGACAACCTGGGCTGCGACGGCGGCGGCTTCATCGAGCCGGGCGACTGCGGAGTGGCGATCGGCGACCGGGCCGAGGAGATCGCCGACACACGGCCCGATGCGATCGTGCTGATCGCCAGCAGCAACGACCTCGGCTGGACGCCCGAGGAGGTCGCGGACGCGATGGGCCCGGCCGTGCAGGCGATCGCCCAGGCCTCCCCCTCGGCGCAGCTGATCGCGCTCGACTCGGTGTGGGGTCCGGATCCGCGTCCCGAGGACCTGGACGCGTACGACGCGGCGCTCGTGGACGCGGTGGACGCGGCGGGCGGTTTCGCGCTGGAGTATCCGGATCCGCTGCGGCCCGACGGGCTGCTCGCCGAGGACGGCGTGCATCCGACAGCCCAGGGCCAGGCCGCGCTCGCGGACGCCTTCGTGCTGGCGGCGGAGAAGGCCGGGCTCGCGCAGGCGATCCCCGGCGATCAGCGGGCGACGGACGCGCCCGACTGA
- a CDS encoding META domain-containing protein: MRSVRAGLAVAAAAALALGLAGCSEGSGVDAASAPSPDELVGRWVTGVSYESPEVPFLLLAEDGTWTGSDGCNGVQGEWSIDGEGALTVDAGPSTMIACDGVALPMIFADAMTASIDGGRLRLFDADGATTVKLARSTSDDAPTASPDPAGE, translated from the coding sequence ATGAGGAGCGTGCGCGCCGGTCTCGCGGTCGCCGCGGCGGCCGCACTGGCCCTCGGGCTGGCCGGCTGCTCCGAGGGCTCGGGAGTCGACGCCGCGTCGGCCCCGTCGCCGGACGAGCTCGTCGGCCGCTGGGTCACCGGAGTCTCCTACGAGTCCCCGGAGGTCCCGTTCCTGCTCCTCGCCGAGGACGGCACCTGGACCGGCTCGGACGGCTGCAACGGCGTGCAGGGCGAGTGGTCGATCGACGGCGAGGGCGCGCTGACCGTCGACGCCGGCCCCAGCACGATGATCGCCTGCGACGGCGTCGCCCTCCCGATGATCTTCGCCGACGCGATGACGGCCTCGATCGACGGCGGCCGCCTCCGCCTCTTCGACGCCGACGGCGCCACCACCGTCAAGCTCGCCCGCTCCACCAGCGACGACGCCCCCACCGCGTCCCCCGACCCGGCCGGCGAGTAG